A DNA window from Pirellulales bacterium contains the following coding sequences:
- a CDS encoding flotillin family protein, translating into MGLVAVLFFGTIILLKANYKRCSSNQVLVIFGKTNQGTAAKTVHGGAAFVIPLIQDYRYLSLEPIQIEIPLRGALSMENIRVNVPSVFTVAIGTQPEVMTNAAIRLLELSTPEIRKQAEEIIFGQLRQVIASMKIEDINRDRDTFLEHIQGSVEPELKKIGLVLINVNITDITDESGYIDAIGQKAASQAIQQARGDVADEVRQGEIRVAEAERAKVVNVANATKLREIGTREAAREQAVRVAELEKEQTIGEQTSAFQRDVEVKRAEQEKRIAVATANALAVDGENVAEAKIAASQATLLVQRAEAYEKGEARKREAEAAVVEIQNRAMAKAALAEAERVEAEQRAKFEAPAKALKAKILVDAEAEAEKRRLEAEGEAKAIYAKLEAEARGHYEILAKKGEGLKQIVEACGGAKEAFQLMMLEHLDNLAESSAKAISNIKFDKVVVWESGGSNGRSNTADFLHKMAGTLPPMMQVMRDIGGVDIPESLAKLVGADDTSKSVENGAPATTTTTAAAGDRVGK; encoded by the coding sequence ATGGGGCTCGTGGCGGTGCTGTTCTTCGGCACCATCATCTTGCTGAAGGCCAACTACAAACGCTGCTCCAGCAACCAAGTGCTGGTCATCTTCGGCAAGACCAACCAAGGCACGGCCGCGAAGACCGTGCACGGCGGCGCCGCGTTCGTGATTCCGCTGATTCAGGACTATCGCTACCTGAGCCTCGAGCCGATCCAGATCGAGATCCCGCTCCGCGGGGCCCTCTCGATGGAAAACATCCGCGTGAACGTCCCCAGCGTGTTCACCGTGGCCATCGGCACGCAACCCGAGGTGATGACCAACGCGGCGATTCGCCTGCTCGAACTGTCGACGCCTGAGATCCGCAAGCAGGCCGAGGAAATCATCTTCGGCCAGTTGCGCCAGGTGATCGCCTCGATGAAGATCGAGGACATCAACCGCGACCGCGACACGTTTCTGGAGCACATCCAAGGCTCGGTCGAGCCGGAGCTTAAGAAGATCGGCCTCGTGCTGATCAACGTAAACATCACCGACATCACGGACGAAAGCGGCTATATCGACGCAATCGGCCAGAAGGCGGCCAGCCAGGCGATCCAGCAGGCCCGCGGCGACGTCGCCGACGAAGTGCGACAAGGCGAAATCCGCGTGGCCGAGGCGGAACGCGCGAAGGTGGTCAACGTCGCCAACGCGACCAAGCTGCGCGAAATCGGCACCCGCGAAGCGGCCCGCGAGCAGGCCGTCCGCGTCGCAGAACTGGAAAAAGAACAGACCATCGGCGAGCAGACCTCGGCGTTCCAACGCGACGTCGAAGTCAAACGGGCCGAGCAAGAGAAGCGGATCGCGGTCGCCACCGCCAACGCGCTGGCGGTGGATGGCGAAAACGTCGCCGAGGCGAAGATCGCCGCGTCGCAAGCGACGCTGCTGGTGCAACGAGCCGAGGCGTATGAAAAGGGCGAGGCCCGCAAACGCGAAGCCGAAGCGGCGGTGGTCGAGATCCAGAACCGGGCGATGGCCAAGGCCGCCCTCGCCGAAGCGGAGCGCGTCGAGGCCGAACAGCGGGCCAAGTTTGAAGCCCCCGCGAAGGCCCTCAAGGCGAAAATCCTCGTCGACGCCGAGGCCGAGGCCGAAAAGCGCCGTCTCGAGGCCGAGGGCGAGGCGAAGGCGATCTACGCCAAGCTCGAGGCCGAGGCCCGCGGGCATTACGAAATCCTGGCCAAAAAGGGCGAAGGCCTCAAGCAGATCGTCGAAGCGTGCGGCGGCGCCAAGGAGGCGTTCCAACTGATGATGCTGGAGCACCTCGACAATCTCGCGGAGAGTTCGGCCAAGGCGATCAGCAACATCAAGTTCGACAAGGTCGTCGTCTGGGAGAGCGGCGGCAGCAACGGCCGCAGCAATACGGCGGACTTCCTCCACAAGATGGCCGGCACGCTCCCCCCGATGATGCAGGTGATGCGCGACATCGGCGGAGTCGACATCCCCGAGAGTCTGGCGAAGCTGGTCGGGGCCGACGACACGAGCAAGTCGGTGGAGAACGGCGCTCCGGCGACGACGACAACGACGGCGGCGGCGGGGGACAGGGTCGGCAAATGA
- a CDS encoding NfeD family protein, with translation MLDICFLTAAIIGGTVMACQFLMSVIGLGGDGFDGDLSGGDAGAAGGDIADLGDLSDGDLHHPDSTWLFGVLSFRSIVAALAFFGFSGLTLRAADFGPTASLFAAVLTGLAAMFGMYYVMRAIMRLASSGNENIMNAVGEHATVYIPVPAARAGLGKVQLTMQNRIVEFAAVTDDSEPIRTGTAVEVVAVNGHDTLEVTRIATPVEA, from the coding sequence ATGCTCGACATTTGCTTCCTGACCGCAGCCATCATCGGCGGCACCGTGATGGCGTGCCAGTTTCTGATGTCGGTGATCGGCTTGGGAGGCGACGGCTTCGACGGCGACCTGTCGGGCGGTGACGCCGGCGCCGCGGGAGGCGATATTGCGGACCTTGGCGATCTCTCCGACGGCGATCTCCATCATCCGGACAGCACGTGGTTGTTCGGCGTGCTGTCGTTCCGTTCGATCGTTGCGGCCTTGGCATTCTTCGGATTCAGCGGCCTGACGCTGCGGGCGGCCGATTTCGGCCCCACCGCGTCGCTGTTCGCGGCCGTCCTGACGGGACTCGCCGCGATGTTCGGCATGTACTACGTCATGCGCGCGATCATGCGACTCGCGTCTTCGGGCAACGAGAACATCATGAACGCCGTCGGCGAACATGCCACCGTTTACATTCCGGTCCCCGCGGCCCGCGCCGGACTCGGCAAGGTGCAACTGACCATGCAAAACCGCATCGTCGAGTTCGCCGCCGTCACCGACGACTCCGAGCCGATCCGCACGGGCACGGCCGTCGAGGTCGTCGCGGTGAACGGCCACGACACGTTGGAAGTCACTCGCATCGCGACCCCCGTCGAAGCGTGA